In the genome of Vanessa cardui chromosome 18, ilVanCard2.1, whole genome shotgun sequence, the window TTCACATGACTTACAGTAGGTAAGCCACTacagtttaaatgtatttatttttcaaaaatattactatctgatatgtacaaaataaattaacctaaaatgaaataaaactagttataacggatttgaatcgcgtacattaattatttttggcatcccgacgtttcgagcactttacagcgttcgtggtcacgggtagactaaggtggcatttgacTATTTggagaacaaaagaaatattatttacttatttatatcaaggaaagctaaagaattatttgcctctaattccatagtaaattgaatgtttttatttatagaattaagatgtactaaaaatgcagatgtcagatcactaggtaatattgtgaaagtgtcatctacgtaccgtttatataaaacctaggtgttattggtccggagcgaagagccctctcctccaggtcttccatgaataaatcggctgcaagacctaaagactgcaagacctaaagatacagtcggtgccttctgcgtgcaaccggaacgttactcaagataccaattgagaaatcgttggcggtagttgtgaataatatttattttgttctccaaataaacaaattccaccttagtctacccgtaaccacgaacgctgtaaagtgcccgaaacgtcgggatgccaaaaataattaatatacgcgattcaaattcgttataactagttttatttcaatgtgtaatcgcgaaaatttaagataacctaaaatgaattaaattcaaatgaaagcAAAAAATATCGTCGGAAATGGTTACATTTTTGTTCAGTTCTTTTTCAGACTTTGTGTTCAATATTTCGGTTGGATAAAAATTGTGAATTGTGATTTAGCCCTTTGACTCTCTTTACAggaaatcttttaattttccGCCGTAAAAGAGCTTTGTAATCTTAGAAATTGACCGCGCCGTCTCCGCGATTCAGTAAATTTCATCCGCGGATTCGCGTTATGAGTGTAAAGTGTTTTAAAGTTTATGAATAGAGATCTTGATGTACATGTCAATATACGTGTGTgagtatatatgtaggtatatattaacaagttcgtaaaataaataatatacaaattgttcaatcataattatacaaagattattatataaaaataatactcagTAATATTATTCCTTTCGATTTTtaagtattcattaaataaataaagtttaacgaTTTGGAGTCTAGGAATTTATCATCGTGCCAGAAATTACTCAACCTACGAATCTATGCATATCACATAGTAGTAGTATAGATCagagtttataaatatttataatactagcgaccctctCGGCTTCTTCCGAgagctatttaataatattgtgctTTTagcaagtaaatatttattttaatattttatagaattcatttatatgtttatgtaatatgagttattttaatagtaattctATTCAGGAATATGGATCAAAATACGGCTTTGATATAGattcaaatttgaataattttaacagCTAAAGTCaacaatttattgttacagtCAGTTATCGGAATGGGGTGATCAGATAACTGGCcttgcttttttatcattaaacacAATTTGAATCTTCTTTTTAAAATTCgttcatttgaataaatacaagatatttttaatctgtgtttaatGCTCGAGATTTATAATGCTTGAGGTTTAACTAACAGGTTTATCTGAATAAGGAATACTAATAAAAAGTAGATAAGGGCTTCACAAATAACCTATAGTTTATTACGAATTTgtgaaaaaaacatattttcgaAAGGTCTTGACAGAGTTAGTGTTTCAAAGAAATATTGTCGTTTATAGACAAATTTTATGatagccttctcctcaaagggagaagaggcctttagcctagcagtgggaatttacaggctgttgttgtcgttgttgttatGATAGCACATAAGGCTTTTAAAAACCATCATATGTCAGACTTTTTGTGTTaagtattcattatataaatatacaaatacaaaccATTCCCGAATATCGAAAACCTTATTGAAGTCCGTCAAGAGTCTGAGAAGAAGAAAGTTGAGATACCGACGAtagcttacaacgtcattgttcTTACTATatgcaaacataaatataaaacaacaaacaacaatagcctgtaaattcccactgctgggctaacggcctcctctccctttgaggagaaggtttggagcatattcaaccacgctgttccaatgcgggttggtggaatgcacatatgacagaatttcgatgaaattagacacatgcaggttttctcacgatgttttccttcaccgctgagcacgagatgaattataaagacaaattaggttCATGAaacagtgatgcttgcctgggttgaactcgcaatcatcggttaaaatgcacgcgttcttaccactgggccatctcgactcttatgtAAATTAGAGTCAATACCCAAATATATCATTTACTTCTAGTGAGCGTACCATGTTATTTATTGAGAGTGATGCCTATACGGTACGATGGTCTGCAATACAGAGCCGCCATGGTCGCTGCTAAAGCCCGCTACTAATTTTCACACTTCTATGGTCCTTCCATTGAAATCAACAACACAATGGCTGGATTGAATTCAAACATCAAAAATGTCTGTTGTTCCTTGGTGTAgtcgaaatatttttccaatttggaaaacgaaattatttatttacaagccTTTCGAAGCTTGTCATACAATTTGTTAACAATACATCGCGTGTAATGGAACGCAGGGGTAACATAATGCTGTGTATTTGAACGCATTTATGAATAcgtgatgtatgtatgtatttatgacatatttttattgcgGAACAATATTATGACGGATATCCGTCCAAGTcagaaatatatttcttgttgTACATTCATTTATGAACACTTACGTACGTTATTACGTGTaacacatatacacatacataaaatataaatacatgaatcaaaatatctatttatcgTTAGCGCCAtcgtatttgttttaaaataatttattttatatcagtatCTGATTTGaacttatttataaacgttgtttataattacataaaaattaagtattattatattcacttggtggaagggctttgtgcaggcccgtctgggtaccacccactcatcaaatattgtaccgccaaactACAGTACTTGGTTTTGTcttgttccggtttaaagggtgagtgagccagtgtaactataggcacaagggacatttttttttttgactcatggtaaatcttcatagatacccgaacTCCTGGGGGGGAggccgggttatgtgagattgtactcactaaaaccccctgcgatggccgccacagcacggaaaacggagaggctacgggatctttcgcagcacgtccgcggcCTCTCCCGTGCGTCGCTCCGCTCGTGGCTTGCGGAGCCCTTCTCAGGAGGGCGAAGATGGTCTCGCCCTCCCCGCACCTGGGTGCGTGAGACCCCCATCTCACGCACCCAAGGCCGGAGGGGTTGCCCTATTTATTCCGCCCGGGCACTGGGGCTTGGAGGCCGTGAAGGCGACCCGCAGGTCGCCTCCGCCGGGCAGGATCGGCCCTCTCCCGAGCCCGCCCCGCAGTCTCCTTCTGGACCATGACGGTCTCACAGAAGTTGACTACGGCCTCCCACGCCGATTCCCTGCGTAGCATCGCCGACACGACTGCTCGCAGGGAGAGATTTCGCCCGATTTGCTGGACCAAGACTTGCCTTTCCGCGGTCCATGCGGGACACGCCTCTAGCGTGTGTTGGGCATCGTCTTGGTCCGCCCCGCAGTGGTGGCAAACCGCCGTCGCCTCGCGTCCGATCCTACACAGGTACTGTCCAAAGCAACCGTGACCGGTCAGCACCTGTGTAAGTCGGAAGGTGACTCGTCGCTTCCGCCGCATCCAGGCCTCGAAGGCTGGCAGGATCGCACTCACGACGCGTTTGTGCGCGTACCGATCTCCGTGGAGACGGGCGTACCACGTCATGTGTGCCCTTCTCTGCTCCTGCCGCCTGAGCGTTTTGAGGACGCTGGCAGGGTAGGACGCACTTCCGCCGCTTTGACGGAGGGCGCGAGTCTGGTCGTAGACCCTCGCGTCCCTCTCCGCCAGGATGTCCAACGGCGGAAAGCACGCCAGAAGGGTCGCCGTCTCGAAGGATAtcgaggcacaagggacataatatcttagtttccaaggttggggcgcattggcgatgaaaggtatggttaatgtttcttacagcgccattttctatggacggtggtgactacttaccatcaggtggcccatatgctcgtccgccaaccatagCATAACAAAATACCATAACATGAAATTCAATCGTGTCACGTTCAAAGTCTTCATTTAAATCTACAAAAGGTGAACTGCagtttctattattataatattaaatactacaaCCTTCTCTGAAATGCGCTCAATTTTAcggtattgtttttatatatactgaCTTTTGTAGTTAGCGTTACAAGAGAACATCGCCTCATTTATtactatacattatttttttcttaattactaAGCATTATCTTGTTTTGAGAATGTTTGTAATAGTTTAAGGGCTTAAGGTGAATGTGTAGGAGTGCACTGAAACAGTCCGGTCGAATCTGCGACAGACGTGTTATTAAGCTGCTTCCCTTATGAAAAGCAGTAGCGTGGAATTATATCGAAAACATTTTCAGTGCAATTAAACGAATTCATAcactaaatattcattcaattaattacaaaaaaaataataatttaatttattataattatagtaacacACGTTGATTcacaatttttgtaaatataaatgaacggaaaacatttaatgttgataatgaaattaaacgatAATCGAAACAATAATGATATAACGAAATACTCTTACATGTTAATAGgaatgttaattaaatgttatttcgtGAAAGTAACAgagttataaaatgaaataattgcaGTATGACTTACAGGTCACGCGCGAGCTCCCCGCGCCGCGCTGTAACGAACAGTCGACACGTGACCGACTTCGTTTACACATTGACCTCGAAAACCTGAAGAGCTTCTCAATTAATAGTAGACTTGCTAAAATATTAAACCTTATAAAGTCTGACTCCTTAAAGGCGTTAAGTACAGTTTTAAAGTGTCAATtctgtttacaatttaaaaacatgaaTGTTGAATGAGTAGCAATAAATTTACCCAAATCAGGAGAAATAATGAACAATGAGGCAGGCAGAAGTTTACTGAAATATATGATATCTTCGGAAATTATAAAAGTGAAGATTATTGATCTTTTTGTAAGgacatttgtatattaatttacattcatCAATATATCTTGtgctaactattttttttacgaCTCATAATATGActgattatgttataattttgacCGATATTGGCCTCTGCCTTCCTCAAGGGAGAGAGGCTGATTGTCCAAGAGACTACAGTGCAAAACAAAAGTGCACCTTCTATTTCTTCATTCTTGTAACCGAGAATACACTAGTGCTTGCACAgttgtgtatatattttgtgcCCTATAATATGTCTCGAACAGTGTTTTGATACtacaatatgttataatatccATATATTATACCACTGTATATTTAGCTAGTCTCCAACGAGATTCCGCCGTGGTTGAAACCGGTCAGTAGGACAgcaagtaattaatttacacgGATTTTGTGACACGTTTAATATGtagtatttataagtaaaaatacgGTACCGTGTTTCGTAAGTACAAATATAACAACGCGAACGCGGAGTACGCTTGGACATTAAAAGGAATAAGTTAACTACCGGTTGTCTTAAAAGTTGCAATGtagtaaaatgtaattttaagttgttttataatagagtggacgacctccgtgatcgacaCCCTTTtcatgggttcgattcccagtcgagtcgatgtagaaaaagttcactagttttcttgggtctgggcgtttgtggtaccgtcattacttctggtTTTACTTACCTCTtatcctttattattattaattattatttctttatctttagctacttaaatggggatcaaagtaatgtatgtgatgt includes:
- the LOC124537591 gene encoding uncharacterized protein LOC124537591, with translation METATLLACFPPLDILAERDARVYDQTRALRQSGGSASYPASVLKTLRRQEQRRAHMTWYARLHGDRYAHKRVVSAILPAFEAWMRRKRRVTFRLTQVLTGHGCFGQYLCRIGREATAVCHHCGADQDDAQHTLEACPAWTAERQVLVQQIGRNLSLRAVVSAMLRRESAWEAVVNFCETVMVQKETAGRARERADPARRRRPAGRLHGLQAPVPGRNK